The following coding sequences lie in one Syngnathoides biaculeatus isolate LvHL_M chromosome 16, ASM1980259v1, whole genome shotgun sequence genomic window:
- the LOC133514931 gene encoding mucolipin-1-like isoform X3: MASPRCVQDLSTEKDRLLSSMGLSYGSQDLLGDGAMGSDLHRQQEEEEEEALRRKLKYFFMSPCDKYHAKGRKPFKLGLQLLKIIIVTVQLVLFGLSNQMVVTFKEENTAAFKHLFLKDYQDDAPQAVHTQKELHSHIIFAIDQYLALPQISLGQYAYVQGVGVNGSALSLCQRYYRRGTIIPVNDTFDIDPHVVTDCIGLDPPTYGSPHGTSDYKNFTLNFYKLINVTVDFQLKAINIQTIINNEIPNCYTFAITILMDNKAHSGKIKISLQNQASIKECKDPNVSGHADNYAREFFDVLVALVCLLSLLLCGRSILRGVLLQHEYTQFFQTRLGRGVNWGDRMEFINGWYILLIVSDMFTIIGSFIKIGIESKNLSSYDSCAILLGTSTLLVWVGVIRYLSFFQKYNVRHVSRQNMKDITHFSFFHLFPTETVILLFCRFVHFNQILIVTLRAAFPNVIRFCCCAAAIYLGYCFCGWIVLGPYHTKFRSLPMVSECLFSLINGDDMFVTFAEMEQTGTLVWIFSQVYLYTFISLFIYMVLSLFIALITGAYDTIMAQTQEQVRITDLHTFIAECTDTPSSGKFRSPEGSSCSFLCCCD, encoded by the exons ATGGCATCCCCGAGGTGCGTTCAGGACCTTTCCACAG AGAAGGACAGACTACTCTCTTCCATGGGTCTCAGCTATGGGTCTCAAGACCTTCTTGGGGATGGAGCTATGGGCTCTGATCTCCACCGGCaacaggaggaagaggaggaagaggcccTGAGAAGAAAACTAAAATACTTCTTCATGAGCCCCTGTGACAAGTATCACGCCAAGGGACGCAAACCATTCAAGTTAGGTCTGCAGTTGCTCAAAATCATCATTGTTACGGTGCAG TTGGTACTGTTTGGGCTGAGCAACCAGATGGTTGTGACATTTAAAGAGGAAAACACGGCAGCATTCAAACATCTCTTCCTGAAGGATTACCAGGACGATGCGCCTCAGGCTGTTCATACTCAGAAAGAACTGCACAGCCACATCATATTTGCCATTGATCAG TACCTAGCTCTACCTCAAATCTCACTGGGACAATACGCCTATGTACAAGGTGTCGGAGTCAATGGAAGTGCACTCTCACTGTGCCAGAGGTACTACCGGAGGGGGACCATCATCCCTGTCAATGATACTTTTGACATCGATCCTCACGTTGTCACTG ACTGCATCGGACTCGATCCACCCACCTATGGTTCTCCTCATGGAACCAGTGACTACAAGAATTTCACCCTCAATTTTTACAA GCTGATCAATGTAACGGTTGACTTCCAGCTGAAGGCGATCAACATTCAGACCATCATAAATAATGAGATCCCAAACTGCTACACCTTTGCTATAACG ATTCTCATGGATAACAAAGCTCACAGTGGAAAAATTAAGATCAGTTTACAGAACCAGGCCTCCATAAAGGAATGTAAGGACCCTAACGTGTCTGGGCATG CTGATAACTACGCCCGAGAGTTCTTTGACGTGTTAGTTGCGCTGGTTTGTTTGCTTTCCCTGCTGTTGTGTGGACGCTCCATCCTCAGAGGTGTTCTTCTGCAACAC GAGTACACACAGTTTTTCCAGACAAGACTTGGCCGTGGTGTAAACTGGGGAGACAGAATggaattcatcaatggctggtaTATTCTGCTCATTGTCAGTGACATGTTTACCATCATTGGCAGCTTTATCAAGATTGGAATTGAATCCAAG aatttgtCATCATATGATTCGTGTGCAATCCTGCTAGGAACGTCCACTCTGCTGGTGTGGGTGGGAGTCATTCGCTATCTCAGCTTCTTTCAGAAATACAATGTAAGACATGTCAGCAGACAAAACATGAAGGACATTactcatttctctttttttcatttgtttccgACAGAAACtgtaattttattgttttgtcgtTTTGTACATTTCAACCAGATCCTGATCGTGACGCTCAGAGCTGCCTTTCCTAATGTGATCCGCTTCTGCTGCTGTGCGGCTGCCATATATTTGGGATATTGCTTCTGTGGATGGATTGTCCTGGGGCCATATCATACCAAG TTTCGCTCCCTGCCCATGGTGTCAGAGTGCCTCTTTTCTCTGATCAACGGCGATGACATGTTTGTGACGTTCGCTGAGATGGAGCAGACTGGAACCCTTGTGTGGATCTTCAGCCAGGTCTACCTTTACACCTTCATCTCCCTCTTCATCTATATGGTTCTGTCGCTCTTCATCGCACTCATCACTGGAGCCTATGACACCATTATG GCCCAAACACAGGAACAGGTACGCATCACAGATCTTCACACTTTCATCGCTGAGTGCACAGACACACCTAGCTCTGGGAAGTTCCGCAGTCCTGAGGGATCGTCATGCTCCTTCCTCTGCTGCTGTGATTG A
- the LOC133514931 gene encoding mucolipin-1-like isoform X1 has protein sequence MASPRCVQDLSTEKDRLLSSMGLSYGSQDLLGDGAMGSDLHRQQEEEEEEALRRKLKYFFMSPCDKYHAKGRKPFKLGLQLLKIIIVTVQLVLFGLSNQMVVTFKEENTAAFKHLFLKDYQDDAPQAVHTQKELHSHIIFAIDQYLALPQISLGQYAYVQGVGVNGSALSLCQRYYRRGTIIPVNDTFDIDPHVVTDCIGLDPPTYGSPHGTSDYKNFTLNFYKLINVTVDFQLKAINIQTIINNEIPNCYTFAITILMDNKAHSGKIKISLQNQASIKECKDPNVSGHADNYAREFFDVLVALVCLLSLLLCGRSILRGVLLQHEYTQFFQTRLGRGVNWGDRMEFINGWYILLIVSDMFTIIGSFIKIGIESKNLSSYDSCAILLGTSTLLVWVGVIRYLSFFQKYNVRHVSRQNMKDITHFSFFHLFPTETVILLFCRFVHFNQILIVTLRAAFPNVIRFCCCAAAIYLGYCFCGWIVLGPYHTKFRSLPMVSECLFSLINGDDMFVTFAEMEQTGTLVWIFSQVYLYTFISLFIYMVLSLFIALITGAYDTIMAQTQEQVRITDLHTFIAECTDTPSSGKFRSPEGSSCSFLCCCDCSCTPFCRVPAGRMMTPVQRTG, from the exons ATGGCATCCCCGAGGTGCGTTCAGGACCTTTCCACAG AGAAGGACAGACTACTCTCTTCCATGGGTCTCAGCTATGGGTCTCAAGACCTTCTTGGGGATGGAGCTATGGGCTCTGATCTCCACCGGCaacaggaggaagaggaggaagaggcccTGAGAAGAAAACTAAAATACTTCTTCATGAGCCCCTGTGACAAGTATCACGCCAAGGGACGCAAACCATTCAAGTTAGGTCTGCAGTTGCTCAAAATCATCATTGTTACGGTGCAG TTGGTACTGTTTGGGCTGAGCAACCAGATGGTTGTGACATTTAAAGAGGAAAACACGGCAGCATTCAAACATCTCTTCCTGAAGGATTACCAGGACGATGCGCCTCAGGCTGTTCATACTCAGAAAGAACTGCACAGCCACATCATATTTGCCATTGATCAG TACCTAGCTCTACCTCAAATCTCACTGGGACAATACGCCTATGTACAAGGTGTCGGAGTCAATGGAAGTGCACTCTCACTGTGCCAGAGGTACTACCGGAGGGGGACCATCATCCCTGTCAATGATACTTTTGACATCGATCCTCACGTTGTCACTG ACTGCATCGGACTCGATCCACCCACCTATGGTTCTCCTCATGGAACCAGTGACTACAAGAATTTCACCCTCAATTTTTACAA GCTGATCAATGTAACGGTTGACTTCCAGCTGAAGGCGATCAACATTCAGACCATCATAAATAATGAGATCCCAAACTGCTACACCTTTGCTATAACG ATTCTCATGGATAACAAAGCTCACAGTGGAAAAATTAAGATCAGTTTACAGAACCAGGCCTCCATAAAGGAATGTAAGGACCCTAACGTGTCTGGGCATG CTGATAACTACGCCCGAGAGTTCTTTGACGTGTTAGTTGCGCTGGTTTGTTTGCTTTCCCTGCTGTTGTGTGGACGCTCCATCCTCAGAGGTGTTCTTCTGCAACAC GAGTACACACAGTTTTTCCAGACAAGACTTGGCCGTGGTGTAAACTGGGGAGACAGAATggaattcatcaatggctggtaTATTCTGCTCATTGTCAGTGACATGTTTACCATCATTGGCAGCTTTATCAAGATTGGAATTGAATCCAAG aatttgtCATCATATGATTCGTGTGCAATCCTGCTAGGAACGTCCACTCTGCTGGTGTGGGTGGGAGTCATTCGCTATCTCAGCTTCTTTCAGAAATACAATGTAAGACATGTCAGCAGACAAAACATGAAGGACATTactcatttctctttttttcatttgtttccgACAGAAACtgtaattttattgttttgtcgtTTTGTACATTTCAACCAGATCCTGATCGTGACGCTCAGAGCTGCCTTTCCTAATGTGATCCGCTTCTGCTGCTGTGCGGCTGCCATATATTTGGGATATTGCTTCTGTGGATGGATTGTCCTGGGGCCATATCATACCAAG TTTCGCTCCCTGCCCATGGTGTCAGAGTGCCTCTTTTCTCTGATCAACGGCGATGACATGTTTGTGACGTTCGCTGAGATGGAGCAGACTGGAACCCTTGTGTGGATCTTCAGCCAGGTCTACCTTTACACCTTCATCTCCCTCTTCATCTATATGGTTCTGTCGCTCTTCATCGCACTCATCACTGGAGCCTATGACACCATTATG GCCCAAACACAGGAACAGGTACGCATCACAGATCTTCACACTTTCATCGCTGAGTGCACAGACACACCTAGCTCTGGGAAGTTCCGCAGTCCTGAGGGATCGTCATGCTCCTTCCTCTGCTGCTGTGATTG CAGCTGCACACCTTTTTGCAGAGTCCCAGCAGGCAGAATGATGACGCCTGTGCAGAGAACTGGCTGA
- the trappc5 gene encoding trafficking protein particle complex subunit 5: protein MDTRFTRGKSTILDRPLTRPKTEVSVSAFALLFSEMVQYCQSRVYSVSELQTRLADMGQSVGAGMLDVLVLREKNGKRETKVLNMLLFIKVNVWKSLFGKEADKLEQANDDDKTYYIIEKEPLINAYISVPKENSSLNCAAFTAGIVEAILTQSGFPAKVTAHWHKGTTLMIKFNESVIARDKALDGR from the exons atggacaCCCGGTTCACTCGAGGGAAATCCACTATCTTGGACCGCCCTTTGACAAGACCCAAGACGGAAGTCAGTGTGAGTGCTTTTGCACTGCTGTTCTCAGAGATGGTCCAGTACTGTCAGAGCCGAGTGTACTCTGTTTCCGAGCTGCAGACACGCTTGGCTGACATGGGCCAGAGTGTGGGAGCTGGCATGCTAGATGTGCTTGTGCTGAGAGAGAAGAATGGCAAAAGAGAGACAAAAGTGCTCAACATGCTGCTTTTCATTAAG GTGAATGTATGGAAGTCTTTGTTTGGGAAGGAAGCTGACAAACTGGAGCAGGCCAATGATGACGACAAGACTTACTATATAATAGAAAAGGAGCCCCTCATCAATGCTTACATCTCTGTGCCCAAAGAGAACAGTAGCCTAAACTGCGCTGCCTTTACAGCAGGCATTGTGGAGGCCATCCTCACACAGAGCGGCTTCCCTGCCAAAGTCACTGCCCACTGGCACAAAGGCACCACCCTCATGATCAAGTTTAATGAGTCTGTCATAGCCCGGGACAAAGCTTTAGATGGCAGATAA
- the LOC133514931 gene encoding mucolipin-1-like isoform X4: protein MASPRCVQDLSTEKDRLLSSMGLSYGSQDLLGDGAMGSDLHRQQEEEEEEALRRKLKYFFMSPCDKYHAKGRKPFKLGLQLLKIIIVTVQLVLFGLSNQMVVTFKEENTAAFKHLFLKDYQDDAPQAVHTQKELHSHIIFAIDQYLALPQISLGQYAYVQGVGVNGSALSLCQRYYRRGTIIPVNDTFDIDPHVVTDCIGLDPPTYGSPHGTSDYKNFTLNFYKLINVTVDFQLKAINIQTIINNEIPNCYTFAITILMDNKAHSGKIKISLQNQASIKECKDPNVSGHADNYAREFFDVLVALVCLLSLLLCGRSILRGVLLQHEYTQFFQTRLGRGVNWGDRMEFINGWYILLIVSDMFTIIGSFIKIGIESKNLSSYDSCAILLGTSTLLVWVGVIRYLSFFQKYNILIVTLRAAFPNVIRFCCCAAAIYLGYCFCGWIVLGPYHTKFRSLPMVSECLFSLINGDDMFVTFAEMEQTGTLVWIFSQVYLYTFISLFIYMVLSLFIALITGAYDTIMAQTQEQVRITDLHTFIAECTDTPSSGKFRSPEGSSCSFLCCCDCSCTPFCRVPAGRMMTPVQRTG, encoded by the exons ATGGCATCCCCGAGGTGCGTTCAGGACCTTTCCACAG AGAAGGACAGACTACTCTCTTCCATGGGTCTCAGCTATGGGTCTCAAGACCTTCTTGGGGATGGAGCTATGGGCTCTGATCTCCACCGGCaacaggaggaagaggaggaagaggcccTGAGAAGAAAACTAAAATACTTCTTCATGAGCCCCTGTGACAAGTATCACGCCAAGGGACGCAAACCATTCAAGTTAGGTCTGCAGTTGCTCAAAATCATCATTGTTACGGTGCAG TTGGTACTGTTTGGGCTGAGCAACCAGATGGTTGTGACATTTAAAGAGGAAAACACGGCAGCATTCAAACATCTCTTCCTGAAGGATTACCAGGACGATGCGCCTCAGGCTGTTCATACTCAGAAAGAACTGCACAGCCACATCATATTTGCCATTGATCAG TACCTAGCTCTACCTCAAATCTCACTGGGACAATACGCCTATGTACAAGGTGTCGGAGTCAATGGAAGTGCACTCTCACTGTGCCAGAGGTACTACCGGAGGGGGACCATCATCCCTGTCAATGATACTTTTGACATCGATCCTCACGTTGTCACTG ACTGCATCGGACTCGATCCACCCACCTATGGTTCTCCTCATGGAACCAGTGACTACAAGAATTTCACCCTCAATTTTTACAA GCTGATCAATGTAACGGTTGACTTCCAGCTGAAGGCGATCAACATTCAGACCATCATAAATAATGAGATCCCAAACTGCTACACCTTTGCTATAACG ATTCTCATGGATAACAAAGCTCACAGTGGAAAAATTAAGATCAGTTTACAGAACCAGGCCTCCATAAAGGAATGTAAGGACCCTAACGTGTCTGGGCATG CTGATAACTACGCCCGAGAGTTCTTTGACGTGTTAGTTGCGCTGGTTTGTTTGCTTTCCCTGCTGTTGTGTGGACGCTCCATCCTCAGAGGTGTTCTTCTGCAACAC GAGTACACACAGTTTTTCCAGACAAGACTTGGCCGTGGTGTAAACTGGGGAGACAGAATggaattcatcaatggctggtaTATTCTGCTCATTGTCAGTGACATGTTTACCATCATTGGCAGCTTTATCAAGATTGGAATTGAATCCAAG aatttgtCATCATATGATTCGTGTGCAATCCTGCTAGGAACGTCCACTCTGCTGGTGTGGGTGGGAGTCATTCGCTATCTCAGCTTCTTTCAGAAATACAAT ATCCTGATCGTGACGCTCAGAGCTGCCTTTCCTAATGTGATCCGCTTCTGCTGCTGTGCGGCTGCCATATATTTGGGATATTGCTTCTGTGGATGGATTGTCCTGGGGCCATATCATACCAAG TTTCGCTCCCTGCCCATGGTGTCAGAGTGCCTCTTTTCTCTGATCAACGGCGATGACATGTTTGTGACGTTCGCTGAGATGGAGCAGACTGGAACCCTTGTGTGGATCTTCAGCCAGGTCTACCTTTACACCTTCATCTCCCTCTTCATCTATATGGTTCTGTCGCTCTTCATCGCACTCATCACTGGAGCCTATGACACCATTATG GCCCAAACACAGGAACAGGTACGCATCACAGATCTTCACACTTTCATCGCTGAGTGCACAGACACACCTAGCTCTGGGAAGTTCCGCAGTCCTGAGGGATCGTCATGCTCCTTCCTCTGCTGCTGTGATTG CAGCTGCACACCTTTTTGCAGAGTCCCAGCAGGCAGAATGATGACGCCTGTGCAGAGAACTGGCTGA
- the LOC133514931 gene encoding mucolipin-1-like isoform X5, with the protein MVVTFKEENTAAFKHLFLKDYQDDAPQAVHTQKELHSHIIFAIDQYLALPQISLGQYAYVQGVGVNGSALSLCQRYYRRGTIIPVNDTFDIDPHVVTDCIGLDPPTYGSPHGTSDYKNFTLNFYKLINVTVDFQLKAINIQTIINNEIPNCYTFAITILMDNKAHSGKIKISLQNQASIKECKDPNVSGHADNYAREFFDVLVALVCLLSLLLCGRSILRGVLLQHEYTQFFQTRLGRGVNWGDRMEFINGWYILLIVSDMFTIIGSFIKIGIESKNLSSYDSCAILLGTSTLLVWVGVIRYLSFFQKYNVRHVSRQNMKDITHFSFFHLFPTETVILLFCRFVHFNQILIVTLRAAFPNVIRFCCCAAAIYLGYCFCGWIVLGPYHTKFRSLPMVSECLFSLINGDDMFVTFAEMEQTGTLVWIFSQVYLYTFISLFIYMVLSLFIALITGAYDTIMAQTQEQVRITDLHTFIAECTDTPSSGKFRSPEGSSCSFLCCCDCSCTPFCRVPAGRMMTPVQRTG; encoded by the exons ATGGTTGTGACATTTAAAGAGGAAAACACGGCAGCATTCAAACATCTCTTCCTGAAGGATTACCAGGACGATGCGCCTCAGGCTGTTCATACTCAGAAAGAACTGCACAGCCACATCATATTTGCCATTGATCAG TACCTAGCTCTACCTCAAATCTCACTGGGACAATACGCCTATGTACAAGGTGTCGGAGTCAATGGAAGTGCACTCTCACTGTGCCAGAGGTACTACCGGAGGGGGACCATCATCCCTGTCAATGATACTTTTGACATCGATCCTCACGTTGTCACTG ACTGCATCGGACTCGATCCACCCACCTATGGTTCTCCTCATGGAACCAGTGACTACAAGAATTTCACCCTCAATTTTTACAA GCTGATCAATGTAACGGTTGACTTCCAGCTGAAGGCGATCAACATTCAGACCATCATAAATAATGAGATCCCAAACTGCTACACCTTTGCTATAACG ATTCTCATGGATAACAAAGCTCACAGTGGAAAAATTAAGATCAGTTTACAGAACCAGGCCTCCATAAAGGAATGTAAGGACCCTAACGTGTCTGGGCATG CTGATAACTACGCCCGAGAGTTCTTTGACGTGTTAGTTGCGCTGGTTTGTTTGCTTTCCCTGCTGTTGTGTGGACGCTCCATCCTCAGAGGTGTTCTTCTGCAACAC GAGTACACACAGTTTTTCCAGACAAGACTTGGCCGTGGTGTAAACTGGGGAGACAGAATggaattcatcaatggctggtaTATTCTGCTCATTGTCAGTGACATGTTTACCATCATTGGCAGCTTTATCAAGATTGGAATTGAATCCAAG aatttgtCATCATATGATTCGTGTGCAATCCTGCTAGGAACGTCCACTCTGCTGGTGTGGGTGGGAGTCATTCGCTATCTCAGCTTCTTTCAGAAATACAATGTAAGACATGTCAGCAGACAAAACATGAAGGACATTactcatttctctttttttcatttgtttccgACAGAAACtgtaattttattgttttgtcgtTTTGTACATTTCAACCAGATCCTGATCGTGACGCTCAGAGCTGCCTTTCCTAATGTGATCCGCTTCTGCTGCTGTGCGGCTGCCATATATTTGGGATATTGCTTCTGTGGATGGATTGTCCTGGGGCCATATCATACCAAG TTTCGCTCCCTGCCCATGGTGTCAGAGTGCCTCTTTTCTCTGATCAACGGCGATGACATGTTTGTGACGTTCGCTGAGATGGAGCAGACTGGAACCCTTGTGTGGATCTTCAGCCAGGTCTACCTTTACACCTTCATCTCCCTCTTCATCTATATGGTTCTGTCGCTCTTCATCGCACTCATCACTGGAGCCTATGACACCATTATG GCCCAAACACAGGAACAGGTACGCATCACAGATCTTCACACTTTCATCGCTGAGTGCACAGACACACCTAGCTCTGGGAAGTTCCGCAGTCCTGAGGGATCGTCATGCTCCTTCCTCTGCTGCTGTGATTG CAGCTGCACACCTTTTTGCAGAGTCCCAGCAGGCAGAATGATGACGCCTGTGCAGAGAACTGGCTGA
- the LOC133514931 gene encoding mucolipin-1-like isoform X2 — translation MGLSYGSQDLLGDGAMGSDLHRQQEEEEEEALRRKLKYFFMSPCDKYHAKGRKPFKLGLQLLKIIIVTVQLVLFGLSNQMVVTFKEENTAAFKHLFLKDYQDDAPQAVHTQKELHSHIIFAIDQYLALPQISLGQYAYVQGVGVNGSALSLCQRYYRRGTIIPVNDTFDIDPHVVTDCIGLDPPTYGSPHGTSDYKNFTLNFYKLINVTVDFQLKAINIQTIINNEIPNCYTFAITILMDNKAHSGKIKISLQNQASIKECKDPNVSGHADNYAREFFDVLVALVCLLSLLLCGRSILRGVLLQHEYTQFFQTRLGRGVNWGDRMEFINGWYILLIVSDMFTIIGSFIKIGIESKNLSSYDSCAILLGTSTLLVWVGVIRYLSFFQKYNVRHVSRQNMKDITHFSFFHLFPTETVILLFCRFVHFNQILIVTLRAAFPNVIRFCCCAAAIYLGYCFCGWIVLGPYHTKFRSLPMVSECLFSLINGDDMFVTFAEMEQTGTLVWIFSQVYLYTFISLFIYMVLSLFIALITGAYDTIMAQTQEQVRITDLHTFIAECTDTPSSGKFRSPEGSSCSFLCCCDCSCTPFCRVPAGRMMTPVQRTG, via the exons ATGGGTCTCAGCTATGGGTCTCAAGACCTTCTTGGGGATGGAGCTATGGGCTCTGATCTCCACCGGCaacaggaggaagaggaggaagaggcccTGAGAAGAAAACTAAAATACTTCTTCATGAGCCCCTGTGACAAGTATCACGCCAAGGGACGCAAACCATTCAAGTTAGGTCTGCAGTTGCTCAAAATCATCATTGTTACGGTGCAG TTGGTACTGTTTGGGCTGAGCAACCAGATGGTTGTGACATTTAAAGAGGAAAACACGGCAGCATTCAAACATCTCTTCCTGAAGGATTACCAGGACGATGCGCCTCAGGCTGTTCATACTCAGAAAGAACTGCACAGCCACATCATATTTGCCATTGATCAG TACCTAGCTCTACCTCAAATCTCACTGGGACAATACGCCTATGTACAAGGTGTCGGAGTCAATGGAAGTGCACTCTCACTGTGCCAGAGGTACTACCGGAGGGGGACCATCATCCCTGTCAATGATACTTTTGACATCGATCCTCACGTTGTCACTG ACTGCATCGGACTCGATCCACCCACCTATGGTTCTCCTCATGGAACCAGTGACTACAAGAATTTCACCCTCAATTTTTACAA GCTGATCAATGTAACGGTTGACTTCCAGCTGAAGGCGATCAACATTCAGACCATCATAAATAATGAGATCCCAAACTGCTACACCTTTGCTATAACG ATTCTCATGGATAACAAAGCTCACAGTGGAAAAATTAAGATCAGTTTACAGAACCAGGCCTCCATAAAGGAATGTAAGGACCCTAACGTGTCTGGGCATG CTGATAACTACGCCCGAGAGTTCTTTGACGTGTTAGTTGCGCTGGTTTGTTTGCTTTCCCTGCTGTTGTGTGGACGCTCCATCCTCAGAGGTGTTCTTCTGCAACAC GAGTACACACAGTTTTTCCAGACAAGACTTGGCCGTGGTGTAAACTGGGGAGACAGAATggaattcatcaatggctggtaTATTCTGCTCATTGTCAGTGACATGTTTACCATCATTGGCAGCTTTATCAAGATTGGAATTGAATCCAAG aatttgtCATCATATGATTCGTGTGCAATCCTGCTAGGAACGTCCACTCTGCTGGTGTGGGTGGGAGTCATTCGCTATCTCAGCTTCTTTCAGAAATACAATGTAAGACATGTCAGCAGACAAAACATGAAGGACATTactcatttctctttttttcatttgtttccgACAGAAACtgtaattttattgttttgtcgtTTTGTACATTTCAACCAGATCCTGATCGTGACGCTCAGAGCTGCCTTTCCTAATGTGATCCGCTTCTGCTGCTGTGCGGCTGCCATATATTTGGGATATTGCTTCTGTGGATGGATTGTCCTGGGGCCATATCATACCAAG TTTCGCTCCCTGCCCATGGTGTCAGAGTGCCTCTTTTCTCTGATCAACGGCGATGACATGTTTGTGACGTTCGCTGAGATGGAGCAGACTGGAACCCTTGTGTGGATCTTCAGCCAGGTCTACCTTTACACCTTCATCTCCCTCTTCATCTATATGGTTCTGTCGCTCTTCATCGCACTCATCACTGGAGCCTATGACACCATTATG GCCCAAACACAGGAACAGGTACGCATCACAGATCTTCACACTTTCATCGCTGAGTGCACAGACACACCTAGCTCTGGGAAGTTCCGCAGTCCTGAGGGATCGTCATGCTCCTTCCTCTGCTGCTGTGATTG CAGCTGCACACCTTTTTGCAGAGTCCCAGCAGGCAGAATGATGACGCCTGTGCAGAGAACTGGCTGA